One segment of Chrysiogenia bacterium DNA contains the following:
- a CDS encoding IS1595 family transposase — MATNREIIEDPTHLGMLEILDRFSTDEKARKFLEAIRWPEGPVCPHCGNCDKARVYKVTPNKAKKVREGLYKCAECSKQFTVTVGTIFEKSKVPLRKWMLAWYLVCSSKNGISALELQRHLKLGSYRTAWHMLHRIRYALKDPVFDDQLSGEIEADEVYLGGKPKSMKKFMSAAEKKARRIKANAKKMPVVSVMERGGRVRSFSVTKVNGESVREILLEHV, encoded by the coding sequence ATGGCAACGAACCGCGAAATCATTGAAGACCCAACCCATCTGGGGATGCTCGAAATACTGGACCGCTTCTCCACTGACGAGAAGGCCCGTAAGTTCCTTGAGGCCATCCGCTGGCCGGAGGGGCCGGTCTGCCCGCATTGCGGCAACTGCGACAAGGCGCGGGTCTACAAGGTCACGCCAAACAAGGCCAAGAAGGTCCGTGAGGGCCTCTACAAGTGTGCCGAGTGCTCCAAACAGTTCACCGTGACAGTTGGCACCATCTTTGAGAAGTCCAAGGTGCCGCTCCGCAAGTGGATGCTGGCGTGGTATCTGGTCTGCTCTTCAAAGAACGGCATTTCGGCTCTGGAGCTACAGCGCCACCTGAAGCTGGGCAGCTACCGCACGGCATGGCACATGCTCCACCGCATCCGCTACGCCCTCAAGGACCCAGTCTTTGACGACCAGCTCTCGGGCGAGATCGAGGCGGACGAGGTCTACCTGGGTGGCAAGCCAAAGAGCATGAAGAAGTTTATGAGCGCTGCCGAGAAGAAGGCCCGCCGCATCAAGGCCAACGCCAAGAAGATGCCGGTTGTTTCCGTCATGGAGCGCGGGGGCCGGGTTCGCTCATTCTCGGTTACCAAGGTCAACGGCGAGAGCGTGCGGGAAATCCTGCTGGAGCACGTCG
- a CDS encoding HEAT repeat domain-containing protein, with amino-acid sequence MKRVPALTLSLLILLAAPAAGQTVNEAPGGGFETPGATRTGYLVADIKSGDPARVASALRTLPELKDSHAQPVIEAALSGKLGHEDKLLALEDAARRGKQVGQDMFILALKKGDDALKTAVLEQVSAFERDFALPVLEQAMSDEQVQIRLEALKAVATMDEQTRHQILTLAAKDTQAGVRLQAATDAANLPKNRAWSILKDLLSDPSNEVATHARASAAAVGVDPGKVSPLKPYELR; translated from the coding sequence ATGAAACGCGTGCCCGCACTGACCCTCTCTCTTCTGATTTTGCTCGCCGCCCCCGCCGCCGGCCAGACCGTCAACGAGGCGCCCGGTGGCGGCTTCGAAACACCCGGGGCCACGCGCACGGGCTATCTGGTGGCCGATATCAAGAGCGGCGATCCCGCCCGGGTCGCCAGTGCGCTGCGCACCCTGCCCGAGCTCAAGGACTCCCACGCGCAGCCCGTGATCGAGGCCGCGCTCAGCGGCAAGCTGGGCCATGAGGACAAGCTGCTCGCCCTCGAAGACGCTGCCCGTCGGGGCAAGCAGGTGGGACAGGACATGTTCATCCTCGCGCTGAAGAAGGGCGACGATGCGCTGAAAACAGCGGTTCTCGAGCAGGTCAGCGCTTTCGAGCGGGACTTCGCCCTGCCCGTGCTTGAGCAGGCCATGAGCGACGAGCAGGTCCAGATCCGCCTGGAGGCGCTCAAGGCAGTTGCCACCATGGATGAGCAGACCCGCCATCAGATCCTCACCCTGGCGGCAAAAGACACACAGGCCGGCGTGCGCCTGCAGGCCGCCACGGACGCCGCAAATCTGCCAAAAAACCGGGCCTGGAGCATCCTGAAGGACCTCTTGAGCGACCCGAGCAACGAAGTCGCCACCCACGCACGGGCCAGCGCCGCCGCCGTGGGAGTCGACCCCGGCAAGGTCAGTCCGCTCAAGCCCTACGAGCTGCGCTGA